A section of the Acidobacterium capsulatum ATCC 51196 genome encodes:
- a CDS encoding transglycosylase domain-containing protein, whose product MAVKVKVAGRLGNVLKHKFVTIAVLLLASVAVVFAAIFGFYYFKYQKIVDARLSKPLFADTAKIYAAPFEVRPGQKIDASFVAHELQQAGYTRTGRDPVSQMGTYSLGADSVIVHPGPNSYHAPDSATISFAGGVVSQISGQNGEQLAAYQLEPLLITGLSDAHRVKRRLVTYDELPKYLVPAVTAIEDRRFFQHGGLSYTGIARSFVNDYLLPGHKMYEGASTIDMQVAKMFFLTPDRTWRRKFLQVVVTMELENKLDKKQIFQLYANEVPLGQRGSFSINGFGEAAQAFFGKNVGQLNLDECALLAGLIQSPSWLNPMRHPHRATVRRNEVLDAMVETGAITQDQAAAAKAEPIHLIPSAVDAGEAPYFVDLVRDQLSQRLGNDAYNDQGLRIYTSLDPQLQQAATEAVTEGMQHVDDVVRKQHERAVRYEERHHLKVKPLVLPQVALVALDPHTGQVLALVGGKNYEYSQLNHAMAHRPTGSTFKPIVYASAFNTSLAGTPLTNFNGTSAVFSPVTMLNDEPTTFTTADGKTYSPHDFENKYFGEVTARFTLMESLNNATIQLAQMVGLNNIIALAHQAGLTAFQPTLSAAIGTYEATPLQLAGAYTMFDNNGIWEQPWMLASVRTSNGNVIADYSNQSKPLLDPRVAFLTTALMEAVINHGTGAGARSQYGFTAPAAGKTGTENDSWFAGFTSNLLCVVWVGNDDYSVLHMEGATAALPIWSEFMKKAVTLPQYSDVKDFTPPQGVVEETLDKATNLVADSSCPEDYTAWFLDGTQPTDTCDHVNGNQRNIFQRIFGIGQKPAQPQPQNGQPTQPQTPQAVTVPTPQATPQPQQTEQQPQQEPKKKKKRGFWSRLFGSHNNNNNPQQKPQNNSNQDQPQD is encoded by the coding sequence TTGGCAGTCAAAGTAAAGGTGGCCGGGCGGCTCGGCAACGTGTTGAAGCACAAGTTTGTGACGATCGCGGTGCTGCTGCTGGCCAGCGTGGCCGTGGTATTTGCCGCCATCTTTGGCTTTTACTACTTCAAATACCAGAAGATCGTCGATGCGCGGCTGTCGAAGCCGCTGTTTGCCGACACGGCGAAGATTTATGCCGCGCCGTTTGAAGTGCGCCCCGGGCAGAAGATTGACGCGTCGTTTGTGGCGCACGAGTTGCAGCAGGCCGGTTACACGCGGACGGGACGCGACCCCGTCTCGCAGATGGGCACCTACTCGCTGGGCGCGGATTCGGTCATCGTGCATCCCGGCCCGAACTCTTATCACGCACCCGATAGCGCGACGATCAGCTTTGCCGGTGGGGTGGTCTCGCAGATCAGTGGACAGAATGGCGAGCAGCTTGCCGCCTATCAACTGGAGCCGCTGCTGATCACCGGCCTCTCGGACGCGCACCGCGTCAAGCGCCGGCTGGTGACCTATGATGAGCTGCCGAAGTACCTCGTCCCGGCCGTCACCGCGATTGAAGACCGCCGCTTCTTTCAGCACGGGGGCCTCTCTTACACGGGCATTGCCCGCTCCTTTGTGAATGACTACCTGCTGCCCGGGCACAAGATGTATGAAGGCGCTTCCACCATCGACATGCAGGTGGCGAAGATGTTCTTTCTGACTCCGGACCGCACCTGGCGCCGCAAGTTTTTGCAGGTGGTGGTCACGATGGAGCTGGAGAACAAGCTGGACAAGAAGCAGATCTTCCAGCTCTATGCGAACGAGGTGCCCCTAGGACAGCGAGGCAGCTTCTCGATCAACGGTTTTGGAGAGGCCGCGCAGGCTTTCTTTGGCAAGAACGTGGGTCAGTTGAACCTGGACGAGTGCGCGCTGCTGGCGGGCCTGATTCAGAGCCCGAGCTGGCTGAATCCGATGCGGCATCCGCATCGGGCGACCGTGCGCCGCAATGAAGTGCTGGACGCAATGGTGGAGACCGGCGCCATCACTCAAGATCAGGCCGCGGCGGCCAAGGCGGAACCAATTCACCTGATTCCCAGCGCGGTCGATGCCGGAGAGGCACCGTATTTTGTGGACCTGGTGCGCGACCAGCTCTCGCAGCGGCTGGGCAATGACGCCTACAACGATCAGGGACTGCGCATCTACACCTCGCTCGACCCGCAACTGCAGCAGGCGGCGACCGAGGCCGTCACCGAAGGCATGCAGCATGTGGACGATGTGGTGCGCAAGCAGCATGAGCGCGCGGTGCGCTATGAGGAGCGGCACCACCTGAAGGTGAAGCCGCTGGTGCTGCCGCAGGTGGCGCTGGTGGCGCTCGATCCACACACGGGGCAGGTGCTGGCGCTGGTGGGCGGCAAGAACTACGAGTACAGCCAGTTGAATCACGCAATGGCGCACCGGCCGACGGGGTCCACCTTCAAGCCGATCGTCTACGCATCGGCCTTCAATACGTCGCTGGCCGGGACTCCGCTGACCAACTTCAACGGCACCAGCGCCGTGTTTTCGCCGGTCACGATGCTGAATGATGAGCCGACGACCTTCACGACTGCCGACGGCAAGACGTATTCGCCTCATGACTTTGAGAACAAGTATTTTGGCGAAGTGACGGCGCGCTTCACGCTGATGGAGTCGCTGAACAACGCGACCATTCAGCTTGCGCAGATGGTGGGGCTGAACAACATCATTGCGCTGGCGCACCAGGCAGGGCTGACGGCCTTCCAGCCGACGCTCTCGGCCGCCATCGGTACCTATGAAGCGACGCCGCTGCAACTGGCCGGCGCCTACACGATGTTTGACAACAACGGCATCTGGGAGCAGCCCTGGATGCTGGCCTCGGTGCGCACCTCGAACGGCAATGTGATTGCCGACTACAGCAACCAGAGCAAGCCGCTGCTCGATCCGCGCGTGGCGTTTTTGACGACGGCGCTGATGGAAGCCGTAATCAACCACGGCACGGGCGCGGGCGCGCGCAGCCAGTATGGCTTCACTGCCCCGGCGGCGGGCAAGACAGGCACGGAGAATGACTCCTGGTTTGCGGGCTTCACGAGCAACCTGCTGTGCGTGGTGTGGGTGGGCAATGACGACTACTCGGTGCTGCATATGGAGGGCGCGACCGCCGCGCTGCCGATCTGGTCCGAGTTCATGAAGAAGGCCGTCACGCTGCCGCAGTACTCCGACGTGAAGGACTTCACGCCGCCGCAGGGCGTGGTGGAGGAGACGCTCGACAAGGCGACGAACCTGGTGGCCGACTCCAGTTGCCCGGAGGATTACACGGCGTGGTTTCTGGACGGCACGCAGCCGACCGACACCTGCGACCATGTGAACGGCAACCAGCGGAACATCTTCCAGCGCATCTTCGGGATCGGGCAGAAGCCGGCCCAGCCGCAGCCGCAGAACGGGCAGCCCACGCAGCCACAGACTCCGCAGGCGGTGACGGTACCGACACCGCAGGCCACCCCGCAGCCGCAGCAAACGGAACAGCAGCCGCAGCAGGAGCCGAAGAAGAAAAAGAAACGGGGCTTCTGGTCGCGCCTCTTCGGATCGCACAACAATAACAACAATCCGCAGCAGAAGCCGCAGAACAACAGCAATCAGGATCAGCCGCAGGATTAG
- a CDS encoding proline--tRNA ligase, translating to MHRWSRLFVPTLREAPSDAEVASHKFLLRSGYIRQLGAGIYSYLLFGQRSINKIVGIVREEMDKIGQEFLLPAIHPADLWRESGRWTVMGDNMFRLKDRKGAELCLGMTHEEVMTDIARNELRSYKQLPQIWYQIQNKFRDEPRPRSGLLRVRQFLMKDSYSFDLNQAGLDKSYDLHDAAYRAIFTRCGLNFVVVEADSGAMGGSGSQEFMVYTDAGEDLIASCAKCGYAANMEKATSKLAPVEELAATGDGQPELISTPGQAAIADICKFLGMQPHSDIKCVAYMAEVPSEDGKTSTWEPVAAFLRGDHFVNETKLLAVVGATELRPMQAEELEKWMHGPAGYLGPVGLTPAKKLRDGSLNVVLDLGLEGRRNLVAGANKLDYHYRNVTPGRDFTWTVAADIRNAAEGEGCPVCGEPLKVAKAVEIGHIFKLGTKYTESMGARVLDENGKEVMPVMGCYGIGIERILTASIEQNNDANGFWLPRSIAPFDVVVTITNMADETLRQAGEALAAQLEAAGYDVLLDDREERAGVKFKDADLVGIPYRFNVGKKTLEGKTELVTRATASSQDVALDAAVEALKALTA from the coding sequence ATGCATCGTTGGTCCCGGCTGTTTGTTCCCACCCTGCGCGAAGCTCCCTCTGACGCTGAAGTTGCCAGCCACAAGTTTCTGCTGCGCTCCGGATACATCCGGCAGCTTGGAGCGGGCATTTATTCGTACCTGCTTTTCGGGCAACGCTCCATCAACAAGATCGTGGGCATTGTGCGCGAGGAGATGGACAAGATCGGGCAGGAGTTTCTGCTGCCGGCGATTCATCCCGCGGATTTGTGGCGCGAAAGCGGCCGCTGGACGGTGATGGGCGACAACATGTTCCGGCTGAAGGACCGCAAGGGCGCGGAGCTGTGCCTGGGCATGACGCATGAAGAGGTCATGACCGATATTGCCCGCAATGAGCTGCGCAGCTACAAGCAGTTGCCGCAGATCTGGTACCAGATTCAGAACAAGTTTCGCGATGAGCCGCGTCCGCGCTCGGGGCTGCTGCGCGTGCGCCAGTTCCTGATGAAGGACAGCTACTCGTTTGACCTGAATCAGGCCGGGCTCGACAAGAGCTATGACCTGCATGACGCCGCGTACCGCGCAATCTTTACGCGCTGCGGGTTGAATTTCGTCGTCGTCGAAGCCGACTCGGGCGCGATGGGCGGTTCGGGCTCGCAGGAGTTCATGGTGTACACCGATGCCGGTGAGGACCTGATTGCGAGCTGCGCCAAGTGCGGCTATGCGGCCAACATGGAGAAGGCGACGTCGAAGCTGGCTCCGGTCGAGGAACTAGCGGCGACGGGCGATGGCCAGCCGGAGCTGATCTCGACGCCGGGCCAGGCGGCGATTGCCGACATCTGCAAGTTTCTGGGCATGCAGCCGCACTCAGACATCAAGTGCGTGGCGTACATGGCCGAGGTTCCGAGCGAGGACGGCAAGACAAGCACATGGGAGCCAGTGGCGGCGTTTTTGCGTGGCGACCATTTTGTGAATGAGACCAAGCTGCTGGCAGTGGTGGGCGCGACGGAGCTGCGTCCGATGCAGGCCGAGGAGCTGGAAAAATGGATGCACGGCCCGGCGGGCTATCTGGGGCCGGTGGGGCTGACTCCGGCCAAGAAGCTGCGGGATGGCAGCCTGAATGTGGTTCTGGATCTTGGACTCGAAGGCCGCAGGAATCTGGTGGCGGGCGCGAACAAGCTCGACTATCACTATCGCAATGTGACGCCGGGGCGCGACTTTACGTGGACGGTCGCTGCCGATATTCGCAATGCGGCCGAGGGCGAGGGATGCCCGGTGTGCGGCGAGCCGCTGAAGGTGGCCAAGGCGGTGGAGATTGGGCACATCTTCAAGCTGGGCACCAAATACACCGAGAGCATGGGCGCGCGCGTGCTCGATGAAAACGGCAAGGAAGTGATGCCGGTCATGGGCTGCTATGGCATTGGCATCGAGCGCATTCTGACCGCCTCGATTGAGCAGAACAATGATGCGAACGGCTTCTGGCTGCCGCGCTCGATTGCTCCGTTTGATGTGGTGGTCACCATCACCAACATGGCCGATGAGACGCTGCGGCAGGCGGGCGAAGCGCTGGCCGCGCAACTGGAGGCCGCAGGCTATGACGTGCTGCTGGATGACCGCGAGGAGCGGGCCGGCGTAAAGTTCAAGGACGCCGACCTGGTGGGGATTCCCTACCGGTTCAACGTGGGCAAGAAGACCCTCGAAGGCAAGACGGAACTGGTGACGCGCGCGACGGCGAGCAGCCAGGATGTTGCGCTGGATGCGGCGGTGGAAGCGCTGAAGGCACTCACCGCCTGA
- a CDS encoding acyl-CoA thioesterase — MSVPSTTTLRVRYAETDQMGVVYYANYLIWCELGRVEFLRQLGFDYKSMEAEDGCMLPVVEANCRYKSPARYDDLIRIETRVTGLRQHVIKFGYRILRAESGELLAEAETVHVVVDAAMRKQPMPEKYAQAIRATMTQVVPQSALS; from the coding sequence ATGAGCGTCCCTTCCACCACAACGCTGCGCGTCCGTTATGCGGAAACCGATCAGATGGGTGTTGTCTACTACGCCAATTACCTCATCTGGTGCGAGCTGGGCCGCGTCGAGTTTCTGCGCCAGCTCGGCTTCGACTACAAGTCCATGGAGGCCGAAGACGGCTGCATGCTCCCCGTCGTGGAGGCGAATTGCCGCTACAAGTCGCCTGCCCGCTACGACGACCTTATCCGCATCGAGACGCGTGTGACCGGCCTGCGCCAGCATGTCATCAAGTTTGGCTACCGCATTCTGCGCGCCGAATCCGGCGAGTTGCTTGCCGAGGCCGAAACCGTCCACGTCGTCGTGGACGCAGCCATGCGCAAGCAGCCCATGCCCGAGAAATATGCTCAGGCCATCCGTGCCACCATGACGCAGGTTGTGCCTCAATCCGCACTCTCGTAA
- a CDS encoding TA system VapC family ribonuclease toxin, protein MSVTLLDVNVLVAMFWPSHVHHVRAQQWFSEHSRHGWATCPLTQTGFVRIVSNPAFSKSAVTARDAIHVLQENLKHRSHVFWADSVGVNEAASFTHDRLIGHKQVTDAYLIGLAHHHQGRLLTFDRGLGSLLPPALQKHSWIVCLS, encoded by the coding sequence TTGAGCGTCACATTACTTGATGTCAACGTGCTGGTTGCTATGTTCTGGCCGTCACATGTTCATCATGTGCGAGCGCAACAATGGTTCAGCGAACACTCCAGGCATGGATGGGCGACCTGTCCGCTGACCCAGACAGGTTTTGTCCGCATCGTCTCGAATCCAGCTTTCTCCAAAAGCGCCGTTACCGCGCGGGACGCGATCCATGTACTCCAAGAGAATCTGAAGCATCGCAGCCATGTCTTCTGGGCAGATTCTGTGGGCGTGAACGAAGCCGCCTCATTCACTCATGACAGATTGATCGGCCACAAACAGGTCACAGACGCCTATCTGATTGGATTGGCCCACCACCATCAAGGCAGGCTGCTTACCTTCGACCGCGGCCTGGGCTCTCTGCTGCCTCCAGCATTACAAAAGCACTCCTGGATCGTCTGCCTTTCGTAG
- a CDS encoding cobalamin B12-binding domain-containing protein, which translates to MSTPQRTAPIRVLVAKPGLDGHDRGAKVIARALRDAGMEVIYTGLRQTPEMIVNAAVQEDVDCIGLSILSGAHNAIVPRVTALLAEREAGDILVVVGGTIPEQDVEFLKSKGVAAIFGPGTPLDTTVQFIRENVKPRSLMA; encoded by the coding sequence ATGAGCACACCCCAACGCACTGCCCCGATTCGTGTCCTGGTCGCCAAGCCGGGCCTGGATGGCCATGACCGTGGAGCCAAAGTGATTGCCCGCGCCCTGCGCGATGCCGGGATGGAGGTCATCTACACCGGGCTGCGCCAGACGCCGGAGATGATTGTGAATGCCGCCGTGCAGGAAGACGTGGACTGCATCGGGCTGAGCATTCTGTCTGGCGCGCACAATGCGATTGTGCCGCGCGTGACGGCGCTGCTGGCCGAGCGCGAGGCCGGGGACATCCTGGTGGTGGTCGGCGGGACGATTCCCGAACAGGATGTGGAATTCCTGAAGTCGAAGGGCGTGGCAGCGATCTTTGGTCCGGGCACTCCGCTGGATACGACAGTGCAGTTTATTCGCGAGAACGTGAAGCCTCGCAGCCTGATGGCTTAG
- a CDS encoding AAA family ATPase: MKQFGAFRLDAENQCLWRGSKRIAVRPRPFAVLEYLVEHPGRLISHDEILDALWPETFVQPQILRTYMLDLRKVLGDDAAEPKYIETLPKRGYQFVAAVSTYSPSAVKAADSAAETGASLSSAALAGREAELARLRAEFRSASGGQRRVVWVTGETGIGKTTLVDAFLSELEASGSTTVARGQCVEGLAAREAYYPVTEALRELCASAQAACAALARLAPVWLSALGRGDAGERMVAPQERLPGNVMAALEAIAAEIPLVLVFEDVQWADAFTLDLLSALARRRGPARLLIVATVRTQGDAAQSQQRLMQDLVTRQLSSELCLQPLTLRAMQGLLAAKLGQNELPAGLAGFVHRHSEGNPLFAVALLEHLTAQRILGQEGETGAWKQRAAFETVEPRVPAGLAQMIALEMEQLSAEEQTLLEAGSLMGVAFPAWAVAAALERDAAAAEEACEDMARRVHFIHRGGVDELPDGSRSAFFVFVHGLYREVLYDRQAAARRGRRHGRIARRLGDLFAGREADVAREIALHFEAAGEWRPAVEALLAAARRAGQRHAPDEATELRRQALELASHLREAERQTLLESLGEPAL, encoded by the coding sequence ATGAAGCAGTTTGGCGCGTTCCGGCTCGACGCCGAAAATCAGTGCCTGTGGCGCGGCTCGAAGCGCATTGCCGTGCGGCCGCGGCCGTTTGCGGTGCTCGAATATCTGGTGGAGCATCCCGGGCGGCTGATTTCGCATGACGAGATTCTGGATGCGCTGTGGCCCGAGACTTTTGTGCAGCCGCAGATTCTGCGCACTTACATGCTCGACCTGCGCAAGGTGCTGGGCGATGACGCGGCGGAGCCGAAGTACATTGAAACGCTGCCGAAACGCGGGTATCAATTTGTCGCAGCGGTGAGCACGTATTCGCCGTCTGCCGTGAAAGCGGCGGACTCGGCTGCAGAAACCGGTGCATCTCTTTCGAGTGCCGCTCTGGCTGGCCGCGAAGCGGAGCTGGCCCGGCTGCGGGCAGAGTTTCGCAGCGCGAGCGGCGGTCAGCGGCGCGTGGTGTGGGTGACCGGGGAAACGGGCATCGGCAAGACCACGCTGGTCGATGCGTTTTTGAGCGAACTGGAAGCATCTGGAAGCACGACGGTGGCGCGGGGGCAGTGCGTGGAAGGGCTGGCGGCGCGGGAAGCCTACTATCCGGTGACGGAGGCCTTGCGGGAACTCTGCGCCTCAGCGCAGGCAGCTTGCGCGGCGCTGGCCCGGCTGGCGCCCGTGTGGCTGTCAGCGCTGGGGCGCGGCGATGCCGGGGAGCGCATGGTGGCTCCGCAGGAGCGGTTGCCGGGCAATGTGATGGCCGCACTGGAGGCAATCGCGGCGGAGATTCCGCTGGTGCTGGTTTTTGAAGATGTACAGTGGGCCGATGCTTTTACGCTCGATCTGCTGTCGGCGCTCGCGCGGCGGCGGGGGCCAGCCAGGCTGCTGATTGTGGCCACTGTGCGCACGCAGGGCGACGCGGCGCAGAGCCAGCAGCGGCTGATGCAGGATCTGGTGACGCGGCAGCTCAGCAGCGAGCTTTGCCTGCAGCCGCTTACCCTGCGCGCGATGCAGGGACTGCTGGCGGCGAAGCTTGGGCAGAACGAACTGCCGGCGGGGCTGGCCGGCTTTGTACACCGGCACTCGGAGGGGAATCCTCTGTTTGCCGTGGCTCTGCTGGAACACCTGACGGCGCAGCGAATTCTGGGGCAGGAGGGCGAAACCGGGGCATGGAAGCAGCGTGCCGCCTTTGAGACAGTGGAGCCGCGCGTGCCGGCGGGGCTGGCCCAGATGATTGCGCTGGAGATGGAGCAACTGAGCGCCGAGGAACAGACGCTGCTGGAGGCCGGCAGCCTGATGGGGGTTGCGTTTCCGGCATGGGCGGTGGCGGCGGCGCTCGAAAGAGATGCGGCGGCAGCGGAAGAAGCCTGCGAAGATATGGCGCGGCGGGTGCACTTCATTCACCGGGGCGGTGTGGATGAGCTGCCGGATGGCTCGCGGTCGGCCTTTTTTGTATTTGTGCATGGGCTGTACCGCGAGGTGCTCTATGACCGCCAGGCGGCTGCCCGGCGGGGCCGGCGGCATGGACGCATCGCGCGGCGGCTGGGAGATCTGTTTGCCGGACGCGAGGCAGATGTGGCGCGGGAGATCGCCCTGCACTTTGAGGCCGCCGGAGAGTGGAGACCGGCCGTGGAAGCGCTGCTGGCCGCAGCCCGCCGGGCCGGGCAGAGGCATGCGCCGGACGAAGCCACGGAATTACGCCGGCAGGCACTGGAGCTCGCGAGCCACCTGCGCGAAGCCGAGCGGCAGACGCTGCTGGAGTCGCTGGGCGAACCGGCGCTGTGA
- a CDS encoding polyprenyl synthetase family protein encodes MSTPTIATAKEIFDLLHDDLLEIEREFETAAVSRVQVITEIAEYLREGGGKRIRPLLLLLSARSQSYRGAGATRLGAVVEMVHTATLVHDDIIDAADMRRGRPSPNTTWGNAKCVLAGDWLYMQAFRVALDERNFRVLDLLIGLTQQMVEGELMQLETLGRQVNSQEYYDLIYRKTACLFEVSMRLGAVLAKATDAEEECMGEYGRNLGLAFQIVDDVLDLTATEEVLGKPVASDLREGKATMAVIHALENGGAEERAAILTVLEDQNFERVSHDQILAALKRNGSVEYAMNTAFEYAEAARQALSFLPESDYKRALLWVPDYVVAREK; translated from the coding sequence GTGAGCACACCCACGATAGCCACGGCCAAAGAGATCTTCGACCTGCTGCACGACGATCTCCTCGAAATCGAACGCGAGTTCGAGACCGCTGCTGTCTCACGGGTGCAGGTGATCACCGAGATTGCCGAATACCTGCGCGAGGGCGGCGGCAAGCGAATCCGTCCGCTGCTGCTGTTGCTTTCCGCACGCAGCCAGAGCTACCGTGGCGCGGGCGCGACCCGTCTGGGCGCGGTGGTGGAGATGGTGCATACGGCCACCCTGGTGCACGACGACATCATCGATGCGGCGGATATGCGCCGGGGACGGCCCTCCCCCAACACCACGTGGGGCAACGCCAAGTGCGTGCTGGCCGGCGACTGGCTCTACATGCAGGCCTTTCGCGTGGCGCTCGATGAGCGCAACTTCAGGGTGCTGGACCTGCTGATCGGGCTGACGCAGCAGATGGTCGAAGGCGAGCTGATGCAGTTGGAGACGCTGGGCCGCCAGGTGAATTCACAGGAGTACTACGACCTGATCTACCGCAAGACGGCGTGCCTCTTCGAGGTGTCGATGCGGCTGGGCGCGGTGCTGGCCAAGGCGACCGACGCCGAGGAAGAGTGCATGGGCGAGTACGGGCGCAACCTGGGACTGGCGTTTCAGATTGTGGACGATGTGCTCGACCTGACAGCCACTGAAGAGGTGCTGGGCAAGCCGGTCGCGAGCGACCTGCGCGAGGGCAAGGCCACGATGGCCGTGATTCATGCGCTCGAAAACGGCGGCGCGGAAGAGCGCGCGGCCATTTTGACGGTGCTCGAAGACCAGAACTTTGAGCGTGTGAGCCATGACCAGATTCTGGCGGCGCTCAAGCGCAATGGCTCGGTGGAGTACGCCATGAACACCGCCTTTGAATATGCGGAAGCCGCGCGGCAGGCGCTGAGCTTTCTGCCTGAGTCCGACTACAAGCGCGCCCTGCTCTGGGTGCCGGACTATGTGGTGGCGCGCGAAAAGTAG
- a CDS encoding YajQ family cyclic di-GMP-binding protein produces MASDNSFDIVSKLDLQELRNAVDQAMKEIKTRFDLKDSKSDISIEGEEAVQLASADEYKLEAVKEILQQKMVKRGISLKALTWGKLEPATGSSVRQKVTLQQGIPTEKAKDIVKLIKDSKKKAQASIQGDTVRVSSKDRDTLQEVIALLKGHDFGIDMQFTNYRSN; encoded by the coding sequence ATGGCCAGCGATAATTCATTTGATATTGTGAGCAAGCTCGACCTGCAGGAATTGCGGAACGCCGTCGATCAGGCGATGAAAGAGATCAAGACGCGCTTTGATTTGAAGGATTCGAAGTCGGACATCTCGATCGAGGGCGAGGAAGCGGTGCAGCTTGCCTCGGCGGATGAGTACAAGCTGGAAGCGGTGAAAGAGATTCTGCAGCAGAAGATGGTCAAGCGCGGCATCTCGCTCAAGGCGCTCACCTGGGGCAAGCTGGAACCGGCCACGGGCTCAAGCGTGCGGCAGAAGGTGACGCTGCAGCAGGGCATTCCGACCGAGAAGGCCAAGGATATTGTGAAACTGATTAAAGACTCGAAGAAGAAGGCACAGGCATCCATACAAGGGGATACGGTGCGGGTTTCGAGCAAGGATCGCGATACTCTGCAGGAAGTGATTGCGCTGTTGAAGGGCCACGACTTCGGCATCGACATGCAGTTCACGAACTACCGGTCAAACTAG
- a CDS encoding TatD family hydrolase — MIDSHAHLDSARYDDDREAMLARAWQAGVRGILSIGIGDGPETMHRAAELSREYAGKPGLPKIWASAGIHPHEAQYATGEALARLDELLARPEVIACGEIGLDYYYDHSPREVQKDAFSRQMALAAKHKRPIIIHCRPSDNSTNAWDDTLAQLEAEWKPTGLGGILHCFTGEWEHARRAMDMGFLISFAGNITFPKAQAIRDAALQVPLDRMLIETDCPFLAPVPNRGKRNEPAWVKEVAVTVGSLRQIAPEEAALRTTQNFGAFFGTAVSI; from the coding sequence ATGATTGATTCGCACGCACATCTGGATAGCGCACGGTACGACGACGACCGCGAGGCGATGCTCGCGCGGGCGTGGCAGGCGGGCGTGCGGGGGATTCTCTCCATCGGCATCGGCGACGGGCCCGAGACGATGCATCGCGCGGCCGAATTGAGCCGCGAGTATGCCGGAAAGCCGGGCCTGCCAAAGATATGGGCGAGCGCGGGGATTCATCCCCACGAAGCGCAGTATGCAACCGGCGAAGCGCTGGCCCGGCTGGATGAGTTGCTCGCCCGGCCCGAAGTGATTGCCTGCGGCGAGATTGGCCTGGACTACTACTATGACCATTCGCCGCGCGAGGTGCAGAAGGATGCGTTTTCGCGGCAGATGGCGCTGGCGGCGAAGCACAAGCGGCCCATCATCATTCACTGCCGCCCGTCAGACAACAGCACCAACGCGTGGGACGATACGCTGGCGCAACTGGAGGCGGAGTGGAAGCCGACCGGGCTGGGGGGCATTCTGCACTGCTTCACCGGCGAGTGGGAGCACGCCCGTCGGGCGATGGATATGGGCTTTCTGATTTCGTTTGCCGGCAACATCACTTTCCCCAAGGCGCAGGCGATTCGCGACGCGGCCCTGCAGGTGCCACTCGACCGCATGCTGATCGAGACGGATTGCCCGTTTCTGGCTCCGGTGCCGAACCGGGGCAAGCGCAATGAGCCGGCGTGGGTGAAAGAGGTGGCGGTGACGGTGGGCAGCCTCAGGCAAATCGCTCCGGAAGAGGCCGCTTTGCGCACCACCCAAAACTTTGGCGCGTTTTTCGGCACGGCAGTGAGCATCTGA